One Aegilops tauschii subsp. strangulata cultivar AL8/78 chromosome 7, Aet v6.0, whole genome shotgun sequence genomic window carries:
- the LOC109776639 gene encoding nuclear transcription factor Y subunit C-4-like, translating to MIMIELMNTSHSFFTVPERRSWQPELAMGDVAGGSQVYPASAYPPGATVAAAPGITPAGSQPMPPFPANPAQLSAQNQLMYEQSQQYQQQLQQLHQRRLQQFWAQQRSEIEQATDIKKHPVQLKRIRKIMKADEGVHMISAEAPVVFSKACEMLTLEMTMRSWMVTEENKRRILKKSDVAAAVARTDVYDFLADIIPLDEMKEEGVGLHRAGPPPPPLGAPAGAYPYYYPPQLQVPGAAMVHGGQQVPQGHLPHVWIDLQEQQEKEDQQSESG from the coding sequence ATGATTATGATTGAACTAATGAATACTTCTCATTCTTTTTTCACAGTGCCAGAAAGACGGTCTTGGCAACCTGAGCTTGCAATGGGTGATGTTGCTGGTGGATCACAAGTGTATCCTGCCTCAGCCTATCCGCCTGGAGCAACAGTGGCTGCAGCTCCTGGCATCACTCCTGCCGGTTCACAGCCAATGCCACCATTCCCTGCAAATCCAGCTCAGCTTAGTGCTCAGAACCAGCTTATGTACGAGCAGTCGCAGCAGTATCAGCAGCAGCTCCAGCAACTGCACCAGAGGCGGCTCCAGCAGTTCTGGGCCCAACAACGGTCAGAGATCGAGCAGGCCACTGACATCAAGAAGCACCCCGTGCAACTCAAAAGGATAAGGAAAATCATGAAGGCCGATGAGGGCGTTCACATGATCTCGGCAGAAGCTCCAGTGGTGTTTTCGAAAGCATGCGAGATGTTGACACTGGAGATGACGATGAGGTCATGGATGGTCACTGAGGAGAACAAGCGCCGGATCTTGAAGAAGAGCGACGTTGCCGCTGCTGTTGCTAGGACCGACGTCTACGACTTCCTGGCGGACATAATCCCCTTGGACGAGATGAAGGAGGAGGGGGTCGGGCTTCACAGAgccgggccgccgccgccacccttGGGGGCTCCGGCTGGCGCATACCCGTATTATTACCCGCCGCAGCTGCAGGTGccaggtgcagcaatggtgcacGGTGGCCAGCAGGTGCCGCAGGGCCATCTGCCGCATGTGTGGATAGATCTTCAGGAACAGCAAGAGAAGGAGGATCAGCAATCTGAAAGTGGCTGA